One region of Micromonospora ureilytica genomic DNA includes:
- a CDS encoding ROK family transcriptional regulator, with amino-acid sequence MATPVRARPAGVGRNAESPLPSVPGASQEEIRRQNLGAVLRYVHLHGPTSRAELTSRLGLNRSTIGALAADLVTSGLVTEEAPTTTRRAGRPSLVVSPRSDRVYAHALSIDADRLRAARVGLGGQILDLREIPRPSGMSALDAVRPLADLVRDMERSVAGDALLVGGAAAVTDTTRDPDGRIRIASIDETLGAALEAEFSAGPGFVAGDLADIAGLAEHVRGVAAGIDDVIYLHGDLGISAGIIVGGRLVIGHRGHSGKVGHMVVNPNGLPCGCGSRGCWETEISEAALLRHAGRDPSDRAAVAEVLRAAADGDPTARAAVEQVADWLGFGVANLVNVVNPDAVVFGGSLRDIFTAGADVVRDRLDTMPLPASREHLRLRAAALGRDAVLIGAAELAFDKLLADPLNVGVAGQVGPAHSA; translated from the coding sequence GTGGCGACACCAGTACGGGCCAGGCCAGCCGGCGTCGGCCGCAACGCCGAGTCCCCGCTGCCGTCGGTCCCCGGCGCCAGTCAGGAGGAGATCCGGCGGCAGAACCTCGGCGCTGTGCTGCGCTACGTCCACCTGCACGGACCAACGTCCCGCGCCGAGCTGACCAGCCGGCTCGGCCTCAACCGAAGCACCATCGGCGCCCTCGCGGCCGACCTGGTCACCAGCGGCCTGGTCACCGAGGAGGCCCCGACCACCACCCGCCGCGCCGGGCGCCCCTCACTTGTGGTCAGTCCCCGCTCCGACCGGGTCTACGCACACGCGTTGAGCATCGACGCGGACCGGCTGCGTGCCGCCCGGGTCGGCCTCGGCGGGCAGATCCTCGATCTACGGGAGATCCCCCGACCCAGCGGCATGTCGGCGCTCGACGCCGTGCGGCCCCTCGCCGACCTGGTCCGCGACATGGAACGCTCCGTGGCCGGCGACGCGCTGCTGGTCGGTGGCGCCGCCGCGGTCACCGACACCACCCGCGACCCGGACGGCAGGATCCGGATCGCCAGCATCGACGAGACGCTCGGCGCCGCCCTGGAGGCGGAGTTCAGCGCCGGCCCCGGTTTCGTGGCCGGTGACCTGGCCGACATCGCCGGCCTGGCCGAGCACGTCCGGGGCGTCGCGGCCGGCATCGACGATGTCATCTACCTGCACGGGGACCTGGGCATCAGCGCCGGCATCATCGTCGGTGGCCGCCTGGTGATCGGCCACCGGGGTCACAGCGGCAAGGTCGGCCACATGGTCGTGAACCCCAACGGCCTGCCCTGTGGCTGCGGCTCACGCGGCTGCTGGGAGACCGAGATCTCCGAAGCCGCGCTGTTGCGGCACGCCGGCCGTGACCCGAGCGACCGCGCGGCGGTGGCCGAGGTGCTGCGCGCGGCGGCGGACGGCGACCCCACCGCCCGCGCGGCCGTCGAGCAGGTGGCGGACTGGCTCGGCTTCGGCGTGGCGAACCTGGTCAACGTGGTCAATCCGGACGCCGTGGTGTTCGGTGGCTCGCTGCGCGACATCTTCACCGCCGGTGCGGACGTGGTCCGGGACCGGCTGGACACCATGCCACTGCCCGCCTCCCGCGAGCACCTGCGGTTGCGCGCGGCGGCACTCGGCCGCGACGCGGTCCTGATCGGTGCCGCCGAGTTGGCGTTCGACAAACTGCTGGCCGATCCGCTGAACGTCGGCGTCGCGGGCCAGGTCGGGCCCGCACACTCGGCGTAG
- a CDS encoding substrate-binding domain-containing protein: MRKFFGTSVVAISAAAMLALAGCGSGRDGDSGSGGEAAKGFAANSLIGVALPAKTSENWVLAGDLFSNGLKEAGFQGDVQYAGASTTVADQQAQITAMVTKGAKVIVIGATDAAQLSTQVAAAHTAGVKVIAYDRLITNTPDLDYYVAFDNFKVGQLQGQALLDGMKAKKPNGPYNIELFSGSPDDNNAGVFFNGAMDVLKPEIDKGNVVVASGQKDVKQTAIQGWKAEGAQARMDQLLTSTYGNKELDGVLSPNDTLARAILTSVKGAGKPTPIVTGQDSEVESVKSIVKGEQYMTINKDTRNLVKETINMVKALQAGDKPQVNDTKSYNNGSKVVDTYLLPPVAVTKANAAEAYATDPKLAPLTK; the protein is encoded by the coding sequence ATGCGTAAATTCTTCGGCACGTCGGTGGTGGCCATCAGCGCCGCCGCCATGCTGGCCCTCGCCGGCTGCGGCTCCGGCCGCGACGGCGACAGCGGCTCCGGCGGCGAGGCCGCCAAGGGCTTCGCGGCGAACTCGCTGATCGGTGTCGCCCTCCCGGCCAAGACCTCGGAGAACTGGGTCCTCGCTGGCGACCTGTTCAGCAACGGCCTCAAGGAGGCCGGCTTCCAGGGTGACGTGCAGTACGCCGGCGCGTCGACCACTGTCGCCGACCAGCAGGCCCAGATCACCGCCATGGTCACCAAGGGTGCCAAGGTCATCGTCATCGGCGCGACCGACGCCGCGCAGCTGTCGACCCAGGTCGCGGCGGCCCACACGGCCGGCGTGAAGGTCATCGCCTACGACCGGCTCATCACGAACACCCCGGACCTCGACTACTACGTCGCCTTCGACAACTTCAAGGTCGGCCAGCTCCAGGGCCAGGCCCTGCTGGACGGCATGAAGGCCAAGAAGCCGAACGGCCCGTACAACATCGAGCTGTTCTCCGGCTCGCCGGACGACAACAACGCCGGTGTCTTCTTCAACGGTGCGATGGACGTGCTCAAGCCGGAGATCGACAAGGGCAACGTGGTCGTCGCCTCGGGTCAGAAGGATGTCAAGCAGACCGCCATCCAGGGCTGGAAGGCCGAGGGTGCGCAGGCCCGCATGGACCAGCTGCTGACCTCGACCTACGGCAACAAGGAGCTGGACGGCGTCCTCTCCCCGAACGACACGCTGGCCCGCGCCATCCTGACCTCGGTCAAGGGTGCTGGCAAGCCGACCCCGATCGTCACCGGTCAGGACTCCGAGGTTGAGTCGGTCAAGTCGATCGTCAAGGGCGAGCAGTACATGACGATCAACAAGGACACCCGCAACCTGGTGAAGGAGACCATCAACATGGTCAAGGCTCTCCAGGCCGGCGACAAGCCGCAGGTGAACGACACCAAGTCCTACAACAACGGCAGCAAGGTCGTCGACACGTACCTGCTCCCGCCGGTCGCCGTCACCAAGGCGAACGCGGCTGAGGCGTACGCCACCGACCCGAAGCTCGCGCCGCTCACCAAGTAA
- the mmsB gene encoding multiple monosaccharide ABC transporter permease, giving the protein MSRLKDLQKNLFGGTTSNARQFGMIFTLVAIVVLFQILTDGLTLRSDNLIALFQQNSYILILAIGMLMVIVAGHIDLSVGSVAAFAGILVAKSMTEWDLPWPAAIVFGLAIGAVIGAWQGFWVAYIGVPAFIVTLAGMLLFRGGNQFIGNASTVPVPEGFREIGSGFLPEFGPNTGYNNATLLLGLAAALAVVWREIQARKTRRAMDADPAPMWISILRMAIMVGVIAFAALRFASGRVGTSFPISGIILLVLVIAYSFYTRNTAGGRHIYAVGGNSRAAELSGVKLKRVNFFVMMNMSVLAALAGMIFVARSAASGPQDGNGWELDAIAAVFIGGAAVAGGIGTISGSIVGGLVMAVLNNGLQLMGVGTDRVQIIKGLVLLLAVAIDVYNKSQGRFSIIGSLMRPFRREDSAPPASPPDAEREPAKAAVSG; this is encoded by the coding sequence ATGAGCCGATTGAAGGACCTTCAGAAGAACCTGTTCGGAGGCACCACCTCCAACGCTCGCCAGTTCGGAATGATCTTCACTCTGGTGGCGATCGTCGTCCTGTTCCAGATCCTGACCGACGGCCTCACCCTGCGGTCGGACAACCTGATCGCGCTGTTCCAGCAGAACTCGTACATTCTGATTCTGGCCATCGGCATGCTCATGGTGATCGTGGCCGGGCACATCGACCTCTCGGTCGGCTCGGTCGCCGCCTTCGCCGGCATCCTGGTCGCCAAGTCGATGACCGAGTGGGACCTTCCCTGGCCCGCTGCCATCGTGTTCGGCCTCGCCATCGGCGCGGTGATCGGCGCCTGGCAGGGCTTCTGGGTGGCCTACATCGGGGTGCCGGCGTTCATCGTCACCCTGGCGGGCATGCTGCTCTTCCGGGGCGGCAACCAGTTCATCGGTAACGCGAGCACCGTCCCGGTGCCGGAGGGCTTCCGGGAGATCGGCTCCGGCTTCCTGCCCGAGTTCGGTCCGAACACCGGCTACAACAACGCCACGCTGCTGCTCGGCCTGGCCGCGGCGTTGGCGGTGGTGTGGCGCGAGATCCAGGCCCGCAAGACCCGACGGGCCATGGACGCCGACCCGGCGCCCATGTGGATCTCCATCCTGCGGATGGCCATCATGGTCGGCGTCATCGCCTTCGCGGCGCTGCGCTTCGCCAGCGGTCGCGTCGGCACCAGCTTCCCGATCTCCGGCATCATCCTGCTGGTCCTGGTCATCGCGTACTCCTTCTACACCCGCAACACGGCCGGTGGCCGGCACATCTACGCGGTGGGCGGCAACTCCCGGGCGGCCGAGCTGTCCGGTGTGAAGCTCAAGCGGGTCAACTTCTTCGTCATGATGAACATGTCCGTCCTGGCCGCGCTGGCCGGCATGATCTTCGTGGCCCGTTCGGCGGCCTCCGGACCGCAGGACGGCAACGGCTGGGAGCTGGACGCCATCGCCGCAGTCTTCATCGGTGGCGCGGCCGTCGCCGGCGGTATCGGCACCATCAGCGGATCCATCGTCGGTGGTCTGGTCATGGCCGTGCTCAACAACGGCCTCCAGCTGATGGGTGTCGGCACCGACCGCGTCCAGATCATCAAGGGTCTGGTCCTGTTGCTGGCCGTCGCGATCGACGTCTACAACAAGAGCCAGGGGCGCTTCTCCATCATCGGGAGCCTGATGCGGCCCTTCCGCCGCGAGGACTCCGCCCCACCCGCCTCACCGCCGGACGCGGAGCGCGAGCCCGCCAAGGCAGCGGTGTCCGGCTGA
- the mmsA gene encoding multiple monosaccharide ABC transporter ATP-binding protein, with translation MSDVPILLEMRSITKEFPGVKALSDVNLVVRAGEIHAICGENGAGKSTLMKVLSGVYPHGTYDGKIVYQGSETKFSDIRASENAGIVIIHQELALIPGMSIAENIFLGNEPRKRGAIDWKAANRMALDLMARVGLEEDPDTLIKDIGVGKQQLVEIAKAFAKDVKLLILDEPTAALNEADSKHLLDLLRGFRSRGITSIMISHKLNEIEAIADQITILRDGRTVETLDVKADGVDEDRIVRGMVGRELSSRFPDHTPKIGDVFFEVRNWNVRHPISAERQVCKNESFVVRRGEIVGFAGLMGAGRTELAMSVFGRSYGVYESGTIIKDGKEIVLKSVADAIDNGLAYVSEDRKAIGLNLLDDIKTSTVAAKLSKIRHHGVLNEVEEYQAAESYRKELRTKAPTVDESVSKLSGGNQQKVVLAKWMFTDPDLLILDEPTRGIDVGAKYEIYGIIQRLADQGKGVIVISSELPELIGLCDRIYTVFEGAITGEIARADATPETLMKQMTSTKKMATR, from the coding sequence ATGAGCGACGTGCCCATCCTCCTTGAGATGCGTTCCATCACCAAGGAGTTCCCCGGAGTCAAGGCCCTCTCCGACGTCAACCTGGTGGTTCGCGCCGGCGAGATCCATGCCATCTGCGGCGAGAACGGCGCGGGCAAGTCCACCCTGATGAAGGTGCTCAGCGGGGTGTACCCGCACGGCACCTACGACGGCAAGATCGTCTACCAGGGGTCGGAGACCAAGTTCTCCGACATCCGGGCGAGCGAGAACGCCGGCATCGTGATCATCCACCAGGAGCTCGCGCTCATTCCAGGGATGTCGATCGCCGAGAACATCTTCCTCGGCAACGAACCGCGCAAGCGGGGCGCGATCGACTGGAAGGCCGCGAACCGGATGGCGCTGGACCTGATGGCCCGGGTCGGTCTGGAAGAGGACCCGGACACCCTGATCAAGGACATCGGGGTCGGCAAGCAGCAGCTCGTGGAGATCGCCAAGGCGTTCGCCAAGGACGTGAAGCTGCTCATCCTCGACGAGCCCACCGCGGCGCTGAACGAGGCCGACTCCAAGCACCTGCTGGACCTGCTGCGCGGGTTCCGCTCCCGTGGCATCACCTCGATCATGATCTCGCACAAGCTCAACGAGATCGAGGCGATCGCCGACCAGATCACCATCCTGCGCGACGGCCGGACCGTGGAGACCCTCGACGTCAAGGCGGACGGGGTCGACGAGGACCGGATCGTGCGGGGCATGGTCGGCCGTGAGCTGAGCAGCCGGTTCCCGGACCACACGCCGAAGATCGGTGACGTCTTCTTCGAGGTCCGCAACTGGAACGTCCGGCACCCGATCTCCGCCGAGCGGCAGGTCTGCAAGAACGAGAGCTTCGTGGTGCGCCGCGGCGAGATCGTCGGCTTCGCCGGTCTCATGGGCGCGGGCCGTACCGAACTCGCGATGAGTGTCTTCGGCCGCTCCTACGGGGTGTACGAGTCGGGCACGATCATCAAGGACGGCAAGGAGATCGTCCTGAAGTCGGTGGCGGATGCCATCGACAACGGCCTCGCCTACGTCAGCGAGGACCGCAAGGCGATCGGCCTCAACCTGCTCGACGACATCAAGACGTCGACGGTGGCCGCCAAGCTGTCCAAGATTCGGCACCACGGCGTCCTGAACGAGGTCGAGGAATACCAGGCGGCTGAGTCGTACCGCAAGGAGTTGCGGACCAAGGCCCCGACGGTCGACGAGAGCGTCTCCAAGCTCTCCGGCGGCAACCAGCAGAAGGTCGTCCTGGCCAAGTGGATGTTCACCGACCCCGACCTGCTGATCCTCGACGAGCCGACGCGCGGCATCGACGTGGGTGCCAAGTACGAGATCTACGGCATCATCCAGCGGCTCGCCGACCAGGGGAAGGGCGTCATCGTCATCTCCTCGGAGCTGCCTGAGCTGATCGGGCTGTGCGACCGCATCTACACCGTGTTCGAAGGCGCCATCACGGGCGAGATCGCCCGGGCGGACGCCACCCCGGAAACCCTCATGAAGCAGATGACCTCGACGAAGAAGATGGCCACACGATGA